A window from Zingiber officinale cultivar Zhangliang chromosome 7A, Zo_v1.1, whole genome shotgun sequence encodes these proteins:
- the LOC122001461 gene encoding probable NOT transcription complex subunit VIP2 isoform X2 yields the protein MELCEIMRWIEEEETLQYLILDMDGGLQGLHNIHGSFNLSTVPGSLASREAAMGVVPSGGVQQPGGSIPSGRFSSNNLLVALSQMPHGSGVTNRGGINVVGNHAFSSSNINGVTGSIIGISSSSAYGNCSSIPGLGVSLVLSNVGPRLTSSVGNIVGSGNMGRSISSGGLSVPSLASRVNLATMHRARRIMLAPVRNIFVYYLLPFDVVRRIVMCNLWIPT from the exons ATGGAGCTTTGTGA AATCATGAGGTGGATAGAGGAGGAAGAAACACTACAATATCTGATTCTGGACATGGACG GTGGTCTTCAAGGATTGCATAATATTCATGGAAGCTTCAACCTGTCAACTGTGCCTGGTTCGCTTGCATCTAGAGAGGCCGCAATGGGTGTTGTACCATCAGGTGGTGTTCAACAACCAGGAGGAAGCATTCCTAGTGGACGGTTCTCATCAAACAATCTTTTGGTTGCATTATCCCAG ATGCCTCATGGCTCTGGTGTCACAAATAGAGGGGGTATTAATGTTGTTGGAAATCATGCTTTTAGTAGTAGTAATATTAATGGAGTCACTGGGTCAATAATTGGTATTTCCTCAAGTTCAGCTTATGGGAATTGTAGTTCTATTCCTGGTTTGGGAGTTTCTCTAGTATTGAGTAATGTAGGGCCAAGACTTACAAGCTCTGTAGGCAACATTGTTGGCAGTGGTAACATGGGAAGAAGCATCAGTTCTGGAGGATTATCTGTGCCCAGTTTAGCTTCACGGGTAAACTTAGCTACTAtgcacagagcaagaaggataatgttggcaccagtaagaaacatatttgtgtactatctattaccttttgatgttgtaagaagaatagttatgtgtaatttgtggataccaACTTGA
- the LOC122001461 gene encoding probable NOT transcription complex subunit VIP2 isoform X1: protein MQYLILDRIMRWIEEEETLQYLILDMDGGLQGLHNIHGSFNLSTVPGSLASREAAMGVVPSGGVQQPGGSIPSGRFSSNNLLVALSQMPHGSGVTNRGGINVVGNHAFSSSNINGVTGSIIGISSSSAYGNCSSIPGLGVSLVLSNVGPRLTSSVGNIVGSGNMGRSISSGGLSVPSLASRVNLATMHRARRIMLAPVRNIFVYYLLPFDVVRRIVMCNLWIPT from the exons ATGCAATATCTGATTCTGGACAGAATCATGAGGTGGATAGAGGAGGAAGAAACACTACAATATCTGATTCTGGACATGGACG GTGGTCTTCAAGGATTGCATAATATTCATGGAAGCTTCAACCTGTCAACTGTGCCTGGTTCGCTTGCATCTAGAGAGGCCGCAATGGGTGTTGTACCATCAGGTGGTGTTCAACAACCAGGAGGAAGCATTCCTAGTGGACGGTTCTCATCAAACAATCTTTTGGTTGCATTATCCCAG ATGCCTCATGGCTCTGGTGTCACAAATAGAGGGGGTATTAATGTTGTTGGAAATCATGCTTTTAGTAGTAGTAATATTAATGGAGTCACTGGGTCAATAATTGGTATTTCCTCAAGTTCAGCTTATGGGAATTGTAGTTCTATTCCTGGTTTGGGAGTTTCTCTAGTATTGAGTAATGTAGGGCCAAGACTTACAAGCTCTGTAGGCAACATTGTTGGCAGTGGTAACATGGGAAGAAGCATCAGTTCTGGAGGATTATCTGTGCCCAGTTTAGCTTCACGGGTAAACTTAGCTACTAtgcacagagcaagaaggataatgttggcaccagtaagaaacatatttgtgtactatctattaccttttgatgttgtaagaagaatagttatgtgtaatttgtggataccaACTTGA
- the LOC122001461 gene encoding probable NOT transcription complex subunit VIP2 isoform X3, whose amino-acid sequence MRWIEEEETLQYLILDMDGGLQGLHNIHGSFNLSTVPGSLASREAAMGVVPSGGVQQPGGSIPSGRFSSNNLLVALSQMPHGSGVTNRGGINVVGNHAFSSSNINGVTGSIIGISSSSAYGNCSSIPGLGVSLVLSNVGPRLTSSVGNIVGSGNMGRSISSGGLSVPSLASRVNLATMHRARRIMLAPVRNIFVYYLLPFDVVRRIVMCNLWIPT is encoded by the exons ATGAGGTGGATAGAGGAGGAAGAAACACTACAATATCTGATTCTGGACATGGACG GTGGTCTTCAAGGATTGCATAATATTCATGGAAGCTTCAACCTGTCAACTGTGCCTGGTTCGCTTGCATCTAGAGAGGCCGCAATGGGTGTTGTACCATCAGGTGGTGTTCAACAACCAGGAGGAAGCATTCCTAGTGGACGGTTCTCATCAAACAATCTTTTGGTTGCATTATCCCAG ATGCCTCATGGCTCTGGTGTCACAAATAGAGGGGGTATTAATGTTGTTGGAAATCATGCTTTTAGTAGTAGTAATATTAATGGAGTCACTGGGTCAATAATTGGTATTTCCTCAAGTTCAGCTTATGGGAATTGTAGTTCTATTCCTGGTTTGGGAGTTTCTCTAGTATTGAGTAATGTAGGGCCAAGACTTACAAGCTCTGTAGGCAACATTGTTGGCAGTGGTAACATGGGAAGAAGCATCAGTTCTGGAGGATTATCTGTGCCCAGTTTAGCTTCACGGGTAAACTTAGCTACTAtgcacagagcaagaaggataatgttggcaccagtaagaaacatatttgtgtactatctattaccttttgatgttgtaagaagaatagttatgtgtaatttgtggataccaACTTGA
- the LOC122001461 gene encoding probable NOT transcription complex subunit VIP2 isoform X4 gives MGVVPSGGVQQPGGSIPSGRFSSNNLLVALSQMPHGSGVTNRGGINVVGNHAFSSSNINGVTGSIIGISSSSAYGNCSSIPGLGVSLVLSNVGPRLTSSVGNIVGSGNMGRSISSGGLSVPSLASRVNLATMHRARRIMLAPVRNIFVYYLLPFDVVRRIVMCNLWIPT, from the exons ATGGGTGTTGTACCATCAGGTGGTGTTCAACAACCAGGAGGAAGCATTCCTAGTGGACGGTTCTCATCAAACAATCTTTTGGTTGCATTATCCCAG ATGCCTCATGGCTCTGGTGTCACAAATAGAGGGGGTATTAATGTTGTTGGAAATCATGCTTTTAGTAGTAGTAATATTAATGGAGTCACTGGGTCAATAATTGGTATTTCCTCAAGTTCAGCTTATGGGAATTGTAGTTCTATTCCTGGTTTGGGAGTTTCTCTAGTATTGAGTAATGTAGGGCCAAGACTTACAAGCTCTGTAGGCAACATTGTTGGCAGTGGTAACATGGGAAGAAGCATCAGTTCTGGAGGATTATCTGTGCCCAGTTTAGCTTCACGGGTAAACTTAGCTACTAtgcacagagcaagaaggataatgttggcaccagtaagaaacatatttgtgtactatctattaccttttgatgttgtaagaagaatagttatgtgtaatttgtggataccaACTTGA
- the LOC122001461 gene encoding uncharacterized protein LOC122001461 isoform X5, with amino-acid sequence MINIKQQVKINRDKEKCGFKCYILNFFYAGYACSLKDSVVFQIQQLNMDCEHPLAPRQKKYVRVRFYRSGWHIRQVPGRDACEITVVHQEDAGLNVEMAKLTFAKGIWSFVSKTNSALRGYSSHPSRSVLVLALLRLIKKNHEVDRGGRNTTISDSGHGRWSSRIA; translated from the exons ATGATAAACATAAAACAACAGGTCAAAATAAATAGAGATAAGGAGAAATGTGGCTTCAAATGTTATATTTTAA ACTTTTTCTATGCAGGTTATGCTTGCTCACTTAAGGATAGTGTCGTCTTTCAGATACAGCAATTGAATATG GATTGTGAGCATCCTCTAGCCCCACGTCAAAAAAAGTATGTACGAGTTCGTTTTTATAGATCGGGTTGGCATATAAGACAAG TTCCTGGTAGGGACGCCTGTGAAATAACAGTGGTTCATCAAGAAGATGCTGGCCTCAATGTTGAGATGGCAAAACTGACATTCGCCAAAGGAATATGGAGCTTTGTGAGTAAGACAAACAGTGCTTTGCGTGGTTATTCCTCTCATCCTAGTCGCTCAGTATTAGTCCTTGCTCTTCTTAGACTTATTAAGAAG AATCATGAGGTGGATAGAGGAGGAAGAAACACTACAATATCTGATTCTGGACATGGACG GTGGTCTTCAAGGATTGCATAA
- the LOC122001461 gene encoding uncharacterized protein LOC122001461 isoform X6 produces the protein MINIKQQVKINRDKEKCGFKCYILNFFYAGYACSLKDSVVFQIQQLNMDCEHPLAPRQKKYVRVRFYRSGWHIRQVPGRDACEITVVHQEDAGLNVEMAKLTFAKGIWSFNHEVDRGGRNTTISDSGHGRWSSRIA, from the exons ATGATAAACATAAAACAACAGGTCAAAATAAATAGAGATAAGGAGAAATGTGGCTTCAAATGTTATATTTTAA ACTTTTTCTATGCAGGTTATGCTTGCTCACTTAAGGATAGTGTCGTCTTTCAGATACAGCAATTGAATATG GATTGTGAGCATCCTCTAGCCCCACGTCAAAAAAAGTATGTACGAGTTCGTTTTTATAGATCGGGTTGGCATATAAGACAAG TTCCTGGTAGGGACGCCTGTGAAATAACAGTGGTTCATCAAGAAGATGCTGGCCTCAATGTTGAGATGGCAAAACTGACATTCGCCAAAGGAATATGGAGCTTT AATCATGAGGTGGATAGAGGAGGAAGAAACACTACAATATCTGATTCTGGACATGGACG GTGGTCTTCAAGGATTGCATAA